Below is a window of Candidatus Sulfotelmatobacter sp. DNA.
GTCTGCACGTTGGACGACAGGCAGACCTCGAGCGGGATGCGGTGATCGTTGACGTAGCGCATCAGGTCCGGATCTTCGCGCAGGCGCGTGCCGTGACCGATGCGATGGGCGCCGCAGTAGTGCAGCGCCTGACCGATGCTTGCGGGCCCGAACGCCTCGCCGGCGTGCACCGTGGAATTGATGTTGTGCTTGAGGATAAGCTCGAACGCCTCGCGGTGGGCCTTGGCGGGATAGTCCTTCTCCTGGCCCGCGAGATCGAACGCCAGCACGCCCTTGCCCTTGTACGCCACCGCCAGCTCGGCGAGCGCCATCGAGGTCTTGGGATTCATCGAGCGGATGCCGCAGATGATCACGCCGGTGCTGAGCCCATACTTGCGGCCCGCCTCGTTGAGGCCAGCGATGACCGGATCCACGATGTCTTCGAACGAAAGGCGTTTCTTCCGATGGAGGATCGGCGAGTAGCGAACCTCGAGGTGCTTCACGTTCTCGGCGGCCGCGTCCTCTCCCAGCTCGAACGCGACGCGATAGAGTGCGTCGCGCTCCTGCATCACGCTCAGCGTGTAGTCGAAGATCCTGAGGTAGTCGCTGAGATTCCGGGTGCGCTTGCCGGCCTGGAGCAGGCGCGTCAGCCGGGCGAGATTGCGAGTCGGCAGCTTCACTCCCTGCGCCTCGGCCAGCTCGATCATGGTCGCGGGACGCAGGCAGCCGTCGAGATGACAGTGTATGTCGGTCTTGGGAAGCCTCTCGATAAC
It encodes the following:
- the add gene encoding adenosine deaminase is translated as MRLDRRVIERLPKTDIHCHLDGCLRPATMIELAEAQGVKLPTRNLARLTRLLQAGKRTRNLSDYLRIFDYTLSVMQERDALYRVAFELGEDAAAENVKHLEVRYSPILHRKKRLSFEDIVDPVIAGLNEAGRKYGLSTGVIICGIRSMNPKTSMALAELAVAYKGKGVLAFDLAGQEKDYPAKAHREAFELILKHNINSTVHAGEAFGPASIGQALHYCGAHRIGHGTRLREDPDLMRYVNDHRIPLEVCLSSNVQTRTVRTAREHPFHSYFKQGLRVTLNTDSRLISATTVSDEISLAARTFRLSPYEVKKIIINGFKSSFLPYAEKARILRWVILEIDRVFMEEYPTEYDRGAAGL